The following coding sequences lie in one Cannabis sativa cultivar Pink pepper isolate KNU-18-1 chromosome 5, ASM2916894v1, whole genome shotgun sequence genomic window:
- the LOC115697789 gene encoding protein LURP-one-related 8 yields the protein MSRIHPADENKKYFQNLLSNQDHHNNHVDNYNDHHHQRRSVLTVWKKSSMSFQGTDGFTVFNNHGRLVFRVDNYSRKNSYVKGGLVLMDGTGKPLLTLKPQVFSIQYQWNAYKGSEESSPTKSSKVFSMRSKSSLLFTNMDKNAEAEVFFERRDDDQDQDQDQKNSQQNPDFRIEGCFWRRNCKIRNRNGEVVAHIARKKVNDRVLLGDDVFSLVVQPGVDAKLIMSFVIILDRICGKPYAPVLCS from the exons ATGTCAAGAATACACCCAGCTGAtgagaataaaaaatatttccagAACTTGTTATCAAATCAAGATCATCATAATAATCATGTTGATAATTATAATGATCATCATCACCAACGGCGCTCAGTGCTCACCGTATGGAAGAAGTCAAGTATGAGTTTCCAGGGGACTGATGGCTTTACTGTGTTCAACAACCATGGCAGATTGGTTTTCCGAGTTGATAACTATTCCAGGAAAAACTCTTACGTTAAAGGAGGCCTTGTTCTCATGGATGGAACTGGCAAACCATTGCTTACTCTCAAACCTCAG GTATTTAGCATCCAATACCAATGGAATGCATACAAAGGATCAGAAGAGAGCAGTCCAACAAAATCTAGCAAAGTTTTCTCAATGAGAAGCAAGTCATCACTACTTTTTACAAACATGGACAAAAACGCAGAAGCAGaagtattttttgaaagaagagATGATGATCAAGATCAAGATCAAGATCAGAAAAATAGCCAACAAAATCCCGATTTCAGAATCGAAGGGTGCTTTTGGAGGCGCAACTGCAAGATCAGGAACAGAAATGGGGAAGTGGTAGCTCACATAGCCAGGAAGAAAGTAAACGATAGAGTGTTGCTGGGCGACGACGTTTTCAGCCTTGTCGTTCAACCGGGAGTTGATGCCAAGTTAATTATGTCGTTTGTAATTATATTGGATCGTATTTGTGGGAAGCCCTATGCCCCAGTTTTATGTTCTTAG
- the LOC133038216 gene encoding uncharacterized protein LOC133038216, with amino-acid sequence MKAYDRLNWGAIDQVLSCFGIPLKFRNWISQCVSTTTLNICLNGGQVGSINPSCGLRQGDPLSPYLFIWTAEILSRLLNCALDRNSIKGIRLSRGGPVLTHIFFADDLILVGRANLDEVRGYWQCLESFCSWSGQQVNKLKTSIFFSKNTPRGLRQEIKEMLGIGSPDGNVKYLGLPLFRSRQKDADFNFILDNLSTKLQGWKAKTLSKAGRATLIKSVGLSMPMYAMQTTKLSNRMASRNDSMVRDFWWGFEKDNHGLYLKACDKLCLPKSLGGLGFRKSREMNQAFIAMWGWNILNKSQSLCCRVLTAKYLRGKEFLTCDSKSSDSWFWKNVIKTRNIIRKGACKMVGDGRDTRIWEDPWIPHLKDFRPKPRSLNAGDYTYVADLILDRRWDVHKLNSLFDHVTVSAILRGGVPSGLGQDKWVWTLEKDGHFSCKSAYLSQALGRAPQCVVAPSLWNKLWNSKVMERHKVLWWCILSNALPLRSVINKRFHIEEVRCPLCGGRKKLWNIYSLPVILLFMSGALLLGVFTPLKITELDCGIGSNSSGIYLRDTVFPIPTSGREECWIPPPQGWIKLNCDVRVGLDSMCLAAVARNHLGEVVKVHTACLDFTDALCGEAATCCLAISAALEVKAQYIIVESDSRVL; translated from the exons ATGAAAGCCTATGATAGGCTAAACTGGGGAGCTATTGATCAAGTGTTGTCTTGTTTTGGTATTCCCTTGAAATTTCGCAATTGGATATCCCAGTGCGTCTCCACCACTACTCTCAACATCTGCCTCAATGGGGGGCAAGTGGGATCGATTAACCCTTCCTGTGGCCTCCGCCAAGGGGATCCTCTGTCTCCTTACTTGTTCATTTGGACGGCTGAGATTCTATCTAGACTCCTAAATTGTGCCCTAGATAGGAACAGTATTAAAGGTATAAGACTGAGTAGAGGAGGTCCGGTTCTAACCCATATATTCTTTGCTGATGACTTAATCTTAGTGGGGAGAGCTAACTTGGATGAAGTCAGAGGTTATTGGCAGTGTCTGGAGAGTTTTTGCTCTTGGTCTGGGCAACAGGTTAATAAACTCAAAACCTCCATCTTCTTTAGTAAGAATACGCCAAGGGGCCTGAGACAGGAGATTAAAGAGATGTTGGGTATTGGATCCCCGGATGGAAACGTTAAATACCTTGGATTACCCCTCTTCAGATCTCGTCAAAAGGATGCCGATTTCAACTTTATTCTGGATAACCTCTCTACAAAACTTCAAGGGTGGAAAGCTAAAACCCTCTCCAAAGCCGGCCGGGCGACTCTCATTAAGTCAGTAGGCCTGTCTATGCCGATGTATGCCATGCAAACTACTAAGTTATCTAATAGAATGGCATCCAGAAATGATAGTATGGTGCGTGACTTCTGGTGGGGTTTTGAGAAGGACAACCACGGGCTCTATCTTAAAGCGTGTGACAAGTTATGTCTTCCAAAATCTTTGGGAGGTCTGGGGTTTAGGAAATCGAGAGAAATGAATCAAGCTTTTATTGCCATGTGGGGGTGGAATATCTTGAATAAAAGCCAATCTCTGTGTTGCAGAGTGCTTACTGCTAAATATCTGAGAGGAAAAGAGTTTCTGACTTGTGATTCCAAGAGTTCTGATTCCTGGTTTTGGAAAAACGTCATTAAAACTAGGAACATTATAAGGAAAGGTGCCTGCAAGATGGTGGGAGATGGAAGGGATACTCGAATCTGGGAGGACCCTTGGATTCCCCACTTAAAGGATTTCAGACCAAAGCCTCGCTCTTTAAATGCTGGAGATTACACTTATGTGGCTGATCTGATCTTAGATCGCCGATGGGATGTTCATAAACTTAATAGCCTGTTTGATCATGTGACTGTGTCGGCTATTTTGAGAGGAGGAGTTCCGAGTGGTTTAGGGCAGGACAAGTGGGTTTGGACTCTTGAAAAGGATGGACATTTCTCCTGCAAATCTGCCTATCTCTCTCAAGCATTGGGGAGAGCTCCCCAGTGTGTAGTGGCTCCTTCTTTGTGGAACAAACTCTGGAATAGTAAAGTGATGGAACGACACAAGGTTCTCTGGTGGTGCATCCTCTCCAATGCTCTCCCTCTTAGATCTGTTATTAACAAGCGATTTCATATTGAGGAGGTGAGGTGCCCTCTTTGTGGGGGGAGGAAGAAACTGTGGAACATCTATTCCTTACCTGTGATATTGCTCTTCATGTCTGGCGCTCTTCTCCTTGGGGTATTTACCCCACTCAAGATAACGGAATTAGACTGTGGGATTGGGTCAAATTCATCTGGGATCT ACTTGCGTGATACTGTTTTCCCTATCCCCACTTCGGGCCGAGAGGAGTGCTGGATCCCCCCTCCTCAGGGCTGGATCAAACTGAACTGTGATGTAAGAGTGGGGCTTGATAGCATGTGTTTAGCGGCGGTGGCCAGAAACCATCTGGGTGAGGTGGTGAAGGTCCACACGGCTTGTTTGGATTTCACTGATGCGTTATGTGGGGAAGCAGCGACTTGCTGTTTGGCTATCTCTGCAGCCTTAGAAGTGAAAGCCCAGTATATCATTGTGGAGAGCGACTCGAGG GTCTTGTAA